Proteins from a single region of Candidatus Tumulicola sp.:
- a CDS encoding SGNH/GDSL hydrolase family protein has product MRLLVLLVCATVAVMAFASGGCTTSSSPGLIFFHTTYSAIGASDAVGVGSSVPCGTTGSPAIVTPANCPGGKGYVPDLTGLLTNASSQVTLVDLGISGAVIGPDIETDVNACGQGATANFITHEQALVATNSTLVTIFAGGNDTNGIVRCAIGIVQGGGNPATFIAGEVTKFGTDYANLIATIKALAPSAHIFLANLPNFKLIPVGQAQPAGVQTLLDQVSLAIDVQVINPLANSPSVTGVVDLLCDPRSYATGNFSADGFHPDDAGYAIFAQSYDAQVLSLGATKPAASCPPYSTADAVRPLSARDVAGSRLPRM; this is encoded by the coding sequence TGATCTTCTTCCATACCACGTACTCGGCCATCGGCGCAAGCGACGCGGTCGGTGTCGGGAGCAGCGTGCCGTGCGGAACGACCGGCTCGCCGGCCATCGTAACGCCTGCGAATTGTCCGGGTGGCAAAGGCTACGTGCCCGATCTCACGGGGCTCTTGACCAATGCGAGTTCGCAGGTCACGCTCGTCGACCTCGGTATCAGCGGAGCGGTGATCGGTCCCGACATCGAGACGGACGTCAACGCCTGCGGCCAAGGCGCGACCGCGAACTTCATCACCCACGAACAGGCTTTGGTGGCGACCAATTCCACACTGGTCACGATTTTTGCCGGCGGCAATGACACCAACGGCATCGTGCGATGCGCCATCGGCATCGTGCAAGGAGGCGGAAATCCAGCGACGTTCATCGCGGGCGAGGTCACGAAGTTCGGCACCGACTACGCTAACCTCATCGCTACGATCAAGGCGCTCGCGCCGAGCGCGCACATCTTCCTCGCCAACCTGCCGAATTTCAAGCTCATACCCGTCGGCCAGGCGCAACCGGCCGGCGTGCAGACGCTGCTCGACCAAGTCTCGCTGGCGATCGATGTGCAAGTCATCAATCCGCTGGCCAACTCACCGTCGGTGACCGGCGTGGTCGACTTGCTGTGCGATCCGCGCTCGTACGCGACGGGGAACTTCTCAGCGGATGGCTTCCATCCGGACGACGCGGGTTATGCCATCTTTGCGCAATCGTACGACGCGCAAGTGCTGTCACTCGGTGCGACGAAGCCCGCCGCGAGCTGTCCTCCCTACTCGACGGCGGACGCGGTGCGCCCCCTGTCGGCTCGTGACGTGGCGGGCTCCCGCTTGCCGCGAATGTAG
- the polX gene encoding DNA polymerase/3'-5' exonuclease PolX, whose translation MSAPYFGRSYGDALPFAEDAAMTNADVAARLSEIAALMEFDGEPFFKIKAYERAARSLDDLETPVRELIKAESLQDLPGVGKAIAQKIIDVEATGTCKYLEELRAKFPPTILELLRVRGVGTKTAVAMYHELGITGVEDLKRAVEDGSIEKLPRLGPKSIENLKTALEHLPARTKRMRLGDAWPIAQEIIAALASTAFARNVVAAGSLRRMEPTVGDLDLICTSDDPGEALAFFTKLPLVERVTALGGTKATIWAKAGISVDLRVVEHKCFGNLLQHFTGNKEHNIKLREFALRKGFSVSEYGLEETKSGKLRTSAEEAGVYEILGLAFIPPELRTGLDEIELARKGALPALVELADIRGDLHDHTTWSDGTRSIEEMAAAAAQRKREYLSISDHSVGRAVANGLTIERLREQMALVRAASTKHGTRLLCSSEVDIRADGSLDFPDEVLAELDIVVASIHSSFRASKEKQTERLLRAIINPYVNIIGHPTGGLINEREGYEFDVDTVFRTAAQTGTAMEINSNPARLDLSAPLARRAKELGCTLAIDTDAHHVDSMDYMLFGVGTARRAGLTKADVLNARPLNDVLSFVRLKRTR comes from the coding sequence TTGTCGGCGCCGTATTTCGGGCGCTCGTACGGGGATGCCTTGCCGTTCGCAGAAGATGCCGCCATGACCAACGCAGACGTTGCGGCGCGGCTGTCCGAGATCGCCGCGCTCATGGAATTTGACGGCGAGCCTTTCTTCAAGATCAAGGCATACGAGCGCGCCGCGCGCTCGCTCGACGATCTCGAAACGCCGGTCCGCGAGCTTATCAAAGCGGAGAGCCTGCAGGATTTGCCGGGCGTCGGCAAGGCTATCGCCCAAAAGATCATAGACGTCGAAGCCACCGGCACATGCAAGTACTTGGAAGAACTGCGCGCCAAATTCCCGCCGACGATCCTTGAACTGTTACGGGTGCGCGGCGTCGGTACGAAGACCGCTGTGGCCATGTATCACGAGTTGGGCATCACCGGCGTCGAGGACCTCAAGCGCGCCGTCGAGGACGGCTCTATAGAAAAACTCCCGCGATTGGGCCCCAAGTCGATCGAGAATTTGAAGACCGCGCTCGAGCATCTCCCGGCGCGCACCAAGCGCATGCGCCTCGGCGATGCGTGGCCGATCGCGCAGGAGATCATCGCGGCGCTTGCCTCGACGGCTTTCGCCAGGAACGTGGTGGCGGCCGGGAGCCTGCGCCGCATGGAGCCGACGGTCGGCGACCTCGACCTCATCTGCACCAGCGACGATCCTGGTGAAGCGTTGGCGTTCTTCACCAAACTGCCGCTCGTTGAGCGCGTGACCGCGCTCGGCGGCACGAAAGCCACGATTTGGGCCAAAGCGGGCATTTCGGTAGACTTGCGGGTGGTGGAGCACAAGTGCTTCGGCAATCTGCTGCAGCATTTCACCGGCAACAAAGAGCACAACATCAAGCTGCGCGAGTTCGCGCTGCGCAAGGGCTTCAGCGTCAGCGAGTACGGACTTGAAGAAACCAAGAGCGGGAAGTTGCGCACATCCGCAGAGGAGGCGGGCGTGTACGAAATACTCGGACTTGCGTTCATCCCGCCGGAGTTGCGAACCGGATTGGACGAGATCGAACTCGCGCGAAAGGGTGCGCTGCCGGCGTTGGTCGAGCTTGCCGACATCCGGGGCGATCTGCACGACCATACCACATGGAGCGACGGAACGCGCAGCATCGAGGAGATGGCGGCAGCAGCCGCGCAGCGCAAGCGCGAGTATCTATCGATCTCCGACCATTCCGTCGGACGTGCTGTGGCGAACGGCCTCACGATCGAGAGGCTGCGCGAGCAAATGGCGCTGGTGCGCGCCGCGAGTACCAAGCACGGAACGCGCTTGCTGTGCTCATCGGAGGTGGACATACGCGCCGACGGTTCGCTGGATTTTCCCGACGAGGTGCTTGCGGAGCTCGATATCGTCGTGGCGTCCATCCATTCGTCGTTTCGCGCTTCGAAGGAGAAACAGACCGAGCGTTTGCTGCGCGCGATCATCAACCCGTACGTGAACATCATAGGGCACCCCACCGGCGGGCTCATCAACGAGCGCGAAGGCTACGAATTCGACGTGGACACCGTGTTCCGCACCGCCGCGCAGACAGGCACGGCGATGGAGATCAACTCGAACCCCGCGCGTTTGGACTTGAGCGCGCCGCTCGCACGGCGCGCGAAAGAATTGGGCTGCACGCTTGCCATCGACACCGACGCGCACCACGTGGACTCTATGGATTACATGCTGTTCGGCGTCGGCACGGCGCGCAGAGCCGGTCTTACGAAGGCCGACGTGCTGAACGCCCGGCCGCTGAACGACGTGCTGTCTTTCGTAAGACTCAAGAGAACGCGCTGA